TGTAAATGTTGGTCCACCTCTGCCCTTCATGGAGCCCTCTCTTCTGCAGCACATCGCCTCCGGTCACCATGCATGTACTACTCTCTGTACTATTCTTGCTCCGATCATCGGAGTACCATATCATACACCTCGACACAAGGCAGCCATACTCATTGATCAAAAGCGCATCAAGAGCATACTTGTACATACTAAAGAAATGCATAAACAACCAATACTTGGGCATGTTATCCTTAGAAATAAAGTAGCCGGAAAACAGAAAGAAACCGCCGAGACTAATCGTCACCAGCGAAGTCCCGGCAATGTAGTTCGGAGCAAGGGAACTCAAGAACAAAACAAACGAGTTGGCCATCAACACAATGATCCATATCACCAGCACAAAGTAAGCAAAAGCTTGCCAACTAGCGCAAAGACCCACCAAGAAGTAGACAGAAACCGAGTATATGATCGCAATCGCAAGCAAGTAGGGCAAGAAAACTAGGGTATTGGCGATCAGATATGACGAAAGCCTGTAAATCCCACCGGAAGTTTCTCTAAGAACAATAGGTCTTTCGTTGATGAAGATTGGAAGTGTTTCAGTTGTGGAGGAAAGAAGGAAAGTGAGAGTGAAAGCGAAAAGACCGAACCTCTTCTCGATTCCTTGCTTGTCAAACCCGATGTTTATGTAAATGGTGCCCAAAACCAAACCCACAAGTAAGGCCTCCAAGGTGTTTGTTAAGAGTAGCTGCCTAGTTCTGTATATGATTTTCCAAAAGCGATTGTAAAGCGTCAAAATCTCGTGGATTCTAGAGCTTTTGTAACGGACCATTTGTCGAGCTCCATCACCATCATCaaaatttggagaagaaattaaTGGAGGTATAGTGGTGGATGGGATAGGTTTAGGGACTGTGAGGCGGTTTAGAATTTCCATGGTGTATTCCAAGGCGTTGAGCTGTGGAGGGACAGTGAAGCCATTTGAGAGGAGAAACTCTTCCAGAGAAGAAAGCGTTCCGTGATGGACGACTTCACCTTTCGACAGCAACAGGATCCTATCAATGGTGGAGAGGATCTTGAAGCTAGGTTGGTGGATTGATAGAACCACCGTGCGGTGACGGGAGGTGCAGATGGACTTGAGGGTCTGCATGACGTTGAAAGCGGAGGTGCTGTCGAGGCCGGAGGTGGGCTCGTCAAGAAGTAGGACCGCTGGGTCATGGAGAAGGCTGAGGCCGATGGAAACGCGGCGACGTTCACCGCCGGATAGGCCGTGGCCGAGCCGCGTGTTGGTCAAGTGCGTAAGCCTGAGCTcggagagaagagaggagacgATGGTGGCAATGTTGGACTTGTTAGGGCTAGGGATGAGAAGGCACGCGGCGAAGGCGAAGGTCTCGAAAACTGTGAGGAGGGGGAGGCAAGCATCATGTTGAGGGACGTAGGCAGAGAGTTTTCGGAAGGATGAAGGGTTGAGGGGGGAGGAGTTGAGGAGGAGGACGCCGCTAGTGGGGGAGGTTCGGGCTGCTAGGATGTCGAGGAGGGTGGACTTTCCGGCCCCGCTAGGGCCAACAACCGCAAGGATTTGGGAGGGGTAGGCGGTAAGGGTGACATCGCGGAGGATGTAGGTGGGGGAAGAAAGGGAGGTGCATGGCTTGAAGAGGAAGTTAAGTGGAGCAAAGGTGGTGGTTGCGGTGGTGGATTTGGTGTATGAGATTGAGGAGGCTGTTAGTTCATAGGTTTTGGATGGAGGTAGGGTTGGTGTGTCTTCCATGGAGTTGAGGCTGTTTAGGAGGTGGGGTTGGATGAAGTGTGGAGCTTTGGACTTGAAGGAGTGAAAAGAGCTGAGAGATATGCATGAAGTAGCAGCGGCGGTACTGGGATGGATATGTGGTGATGACTGTGATTTCTCCATTAGTAGTACACTAGTACTTGGAATTTGGAAATGTGAGAATTAAACTTTTGGGGAATATTCATGCATGTAATCAGTGCTAATGATCAATGCAAACAGGGAATTAGCTTTATGCAACAAGAATCAGCTAGTATTTAAAGGAATGtgaccaaaaattaaaaaggccTAGCTATTTGACTTTGCTCTAAGTAATATTCTTCTTAATATGCTCCTTAACATGTGAATTTCTTAATTGATCGAGGTAATTGTTTGTTTGCCTCTAATTTTGGTCTTGTTAATATTTGCAAAGTATGTCTCTTcttaataaatcacaagtgttaATTAAACACAGATTGAAAACGAAATTTGAAATTGGATCAAAACTCATAACCAAACTAGTAATATAATATTGTAGAATAAATGGAACTTTattctttccaaaaaaataaatggaACTTTATTTATGTCAATTAAGTAGTGCTATATATTGATCTTCAGCTCCAAAAATCATCGGAATATCTTGTACTTATCAACGATTCATGATCTGTTTTAAGATCTAGTATCCACTTGGCCAATAGAAAAAGATCACACGTTAATGTACTTGAACTCATCAAACGGCGGGTATTTTCCAGCTCAATATATAAAGTAAATGACAAAGAAGAAGTTCACAAGTAGTTGTGGAAATAGACGGAGTTGGCAAGTTTGCAAATAGGCCAATCTGTTGAGTGCGTGAAGAAGCATGTGAACTAAAATCCATATATCTTGGTACATCATATATTTTATGCTGCATAAAAtaagcaagaacaaaaaatacgATTGAAAATGGAGGGAAAGTGATGCTTAAGATAATAGAAGAGGGTCAGTAATATATCATCATTTGCTTACTTTCTATATTGTCACGAGCTTGCTACTGTTGTCTCTCTGTCATATGCTTTTGTCTTAGAGTTGTTTTGGTCTTTGATAAAAGCATATATATTAGATCTGATCGACTACCGCTTTCGCTTGACGAC
This portion of the Rosa chinensis cultivar Old Blush chromosome 1, RchiOBHm-V2, whole genome shotgun sequence genome encodes:
- the LOC112182104 gene encoding ABC transporter G family member 4 — its product is MEKSQSSPHIHPSTAAATSCISLSSFHSFKSKAPHFIQPHLLNSLNSMEDTPTLPPSKTYELTASSISYTKSTTATTTFAPLNFLFKPCTSLSSPTYILRDVTLTAYPSQILAVVGPSGAGKSTLLDILAARTSPTSGVLLLNSSPLNPSSFRKLSAYVPQHDACLPLLTVFETFAFAACLLIPSPNKSNIATIVSSLLSELRLTHLTNTRLGHGLSGGERRRVSIGLSLLHDPAVLLLDEPTSGLDSTSAFNVMQTLKSICTSRHRTVVLSIHQPSFKILSTIDRILLLSKGEVVHHGTLSSLEEFLLSNGFTVPPQLNALEYTMEILNRLTVPKPIPSTTIPPLISSPNFDDGDGARQMVRYKSSRIHEILTLYNRFWKIIYRTRQLLLTNTLEALLVGLVLGTIYINIGFDKQGIEKRFGLFAFTLTFLLSSTTETLPIFINERPIVLRETSGGIYRLSSYLIANTLVFLPYLLAIAIIYSVSVYFLVGLCASWQAFAYFVLVIWIIVLMANSFVLFLSSLAPNYIAGTSLVTISLGGFFLFSGYFISKDNMPKYWLFMHFFSMYKYALDALLINEYGCLVSRCMIWYSDDRSKNSTESSTCMVTGGDVLQKRGLHEGQRWTNIYILIGFFVAYRVLCLMVLVRRVSRSKK